One Fundidesulfovibrio putealis DSM 16056 DNA segment encodes these proteins:
- a CDS encoding MBOAT family O-acyltransferase: MLNYYSELTFYALIIPALIAYRLISPRLSPGWRAAALSLVSLPFLALLSGGRTFLPLLLASVALLYVGVRRVRAGGRVWPWGVLWVALLVLAKHPVYVSWLPLVEEGGARISGWGWMGFSYFVFRAIDALFQARRKDLAFGLPETAALGLYFAPYVSGPVNRVATLAKDLSAPDAPLDFQRTRAAIIRMSLGVIKILLLSKWAYFSSVAAPEFLDARLPGLFGLALGAWAYYLFIYFDFSGYTDVAVGLSGLFGVRLPENFNRPFLAANIQEFWNRWHMSLSTWFRDYLFFPSLKSLRMRLPWLNPQAAQAGALFVTFLSMGAWHGDGLNWVVYGLFHGSSMALWSLKRWLEDSHAPEFFSALRENAAYVWLCRAFTFNYISFGLLLMLDFKTLALLLAG, encoded by the coding sequence CTTCTACGCGCTGATCATCCCGGCGCTCATCGCTTATCGCCTGATCTCCCCGCGCCTGTCGCCGGGGTGGCGCGCCGCCGCGCTCTCTCTCGTCTCTCTGCCGTTCCTGGCGCTCCTGTCCGGCGGGCGCACCTTCCTGCCGCTGCTCCTTGCCAGCGTGGCGCTCCTGTATGTCGGCGTCCGGCGCGTGCGGGCCGGGGGGCGCGTGTGGCCGTGGGGGGTGCTGTGGGTGGCGCTCCTGGTGCTGGCCAAGCACCCGGTGTACGTGTCCTGGCTGCCGCTTGTCGAAGAAGGCGGCGCGCGCATCTCCGGCTGGGGCTGGATGGGCTTCTCCTACTTCGTGTTCCGGGCCATCGACGCCCTGTTCCAGGCCCGCCGCAAGGACCTGGCCTTCGGCCTGCCCGAGACCGCCGCGCTGGGCCTGTACTTCGCGCCCTACGTGTCCGGCCCGGTCAACCGCGTGGCCACCCTGGCCAAGGACCTCTCCGCGCCGGACGCGCCGCTCGATTTCCAGCGGACGCGCGCCGCCATTATCCGCATGAGCCTTGGCGTCATCAAGATCCTGCTGCTCTCCAAGTGGGCCTATTTCTCAAGCGTGGCCGCGCCGGAATTCCTGGACGCGCGCCTGCCGGGGCTCTTCGGGCTGGCGCTTGGGGCCTGGGCCTACTACCTGTTCATCTATTTCGACTTCTCCGGCTACACGGACGTGGCCGTGGGCCTGTCCGGGCTGTTCGGGGTGCGCCTGCCCGAGAACTTCAACAGGCCCTTTCTGGCCGCCAACATCCAGGAGTTCTGGAACCGCTGGCACATGAGCCTCTCCACCTGGTTTCGCGACTACCTGTTCTTCCCGTCGCTCAAGTCGCTGCGCATGCGGCTTCCGTGGCTCAACCCCCAGGCCGCGCAGGCCGGGGCGCTGTTCGTCACGTTCCTCTCCATGGGAGCCTGGCACGGCGACGGCCTCAACTGGGTGGTGTACGGGCTGTTCCACGGCTCATCCATGGCCCTGTGGTCGCTGAAACGCTGGCTGGAGGATTCCCACGCGCCGGAATTCTTCAGCGCTTTGCGTGAGAACGCGGCGTATGTCTGGCTCTGCCGCGCCTTCACCTTCAACTATATCAGCTTCGGGCTGCTGCTCATGCTGGACTTCAAGACCCTCGCGCTGCTTCTGGCGGGTTGA